The genome window TCCTTGTTTAATCACTTAATGGAACTTAGACAATGAGATGATTGTCGGTttaatctttttcttcattgttttttaacatttcgAAACACAATCTAATGGATTTAAGGGAATTTAATATGGCAATGACATAGATGTTAGATTCGGTGCGCtgctttttaatcaaaacagtGCATTGTTTTACCTCTGACAGCCAGCCAGCTTCCTGGTGAACGTCCAACACCAGGGATGCTGCACTTGTAGATTCCTTCGACAGACTTGTTGACATTGTGAATGGTCATGTTTCCTGTAGGACTGCTCTCCATGAAGACATCATCCTTGTAGAAATCAGCCTGGAGATAAGTTTTCTTGTTTCTACAGCGCAGAGTCACATCTTTGCCCTCCAAAATAGGAACAACAGGACTCTCCAAGATCACAGAACCAGCTGAACAACAtgtagaaaaatgtaaatgacacacAGATGAGGATAGAAACAGCAGATACTAGAATGTAGGCTAAACATGAAATGCAAGGTATATCATGATTCTGCAATAATATGCAATAAGAAAATCTGTTAACATTAAATTACAGCCTGGTTGACCTCAGAGTCAACAATTCAGTTGAGCATCCAGTATGATTCTGGACATACCGGATCAAAATCCACACATAGTTAGtaagacacatttaaaatagGTACAACAAGTATTGGTTTCAAAAATACGACGCACATAccagtgacagtgatgttgaCACTGTTGCTTCTTTGTCCTCCTTTAGTCTCACACCAGTATTCTCCACTGTCTGTTGGATAGGCTCTGTAAATTGTGCAAGAGGATCCTGTTGATGTCTTCTTGATAGAACCACATTCTGCATTAATGTCTTTATCACTCTTTATCCTTTTCAATTGAGCTGAACCGTCCATCCCCCCACATTCGAAAGAAACAGATTCGAGTTGAAAGTGCTGCAGTCTGTTTGGAGCGATGCGAAGGAAAGGTGCATctgagagcaagagagagatgATAGTGTTTTCAAGGAGACACTCAGAACAGGCAAAAATACTGTTTgacacaagaacaagaaaactgGCTGGTTATATGAAAAATTAATACTGGGTATCTTGAAGATTTTCTATTTCTCACTCACCACTTTTCTGAGTACAAATGTCCTGAACTTGTGTCCCCATCAGAATACATTCAAACATCACTGGATTAAAACAGAAGCAAAGTTGAATATCAGACATTGGTTTGATCTACAGGATTTAAAATGTAGACATAAGGAGAAAACCTGAGACTCACACAGTCTGTAGAGGAGAGTTGTGACCTCCATGTTGTCTTCCTGTTGACTGAGTatcagactgaaaaacaactaTGAAGTATGTACCTGAgaacttcctcttcctgtccagTTAATGCTCCTCCTGTCGAAGTGTTCTTGTTGAACATGACAACATGTTGCCATGTTTGGGtatgtgtgaataaaaacacacattttagtaAGTAGTAAAGAGAAGGTCACATCACTTTTCTTAtcgaaaatgtattttttttgtatgaatattGAATCAAATattattctgtttcttttttctgctcaaAACATAATTTGTGGTGGGGTGCAACACAAATGTACACTGACAAAAGTTACATCAAAGCCGTCTGCAGGATCTTCTTAacaattgatttttgttttattgttgctgttattctgtgttttgtaatattttcaaGTCAATTTATACCATTCTAAAGTGCTGTTATCTTAAAGAATGCTCACTATGAACAtcaattatttcatttcttatGTAAAATGGTCAACATAGCTGAGCTTATTAACACAAGGCACATAGTACCCAACATTACCAGCAGCAGCCCAGTCATTTGAACCCTTTTTTAACCCTGCACTTTTGCTGCAGCGGGCAGAGTCAGAGTAAATAttatattcactttttttgcaataaacacaatttacaaGTATTAACCTTATCACTGCATTAAAATACCTTGTGTTGTGCTCACCATCGTATTCAAAAATGTACTggggaaaatatatatttcttttatcaGTTAATCTGACAGAGTGCATTTGTGTGGCTATAAACATATTTCAGTCGCTTCAGGTCAGACCAGTGTAAATGTATCATGTGGTGGTTGACcacagtgtgagcagcagatgtGAACAGAGAGATCAGATGGAGCCGTGAGGTTTAACTGTGacactgtgagaaaaatgaTGTGGATGAGGGTTGTGAGTAGGTGACTTAAAACTGTTCTGTCTGACCTGATCTGACTACATTTATATTCttgtttaatgtgaaacatATTACAGTTTTGAATTCAATTTAAGATTCCATAAAGTGCAAGTGTACatgatttttaaattcatttttgtcagacacaataaataaaaaaaataatgcaacactgTAATATGTAAAGCTTTATGTATGCAAAATAATATTGGATTCCaggtttttaaatgatgatgttttgaaatatatatatttttttaaatggtgtaTATAATactctaataaaaaaaatctatacaAATACAACTTAACAACTAAACTACAATTATCATTTGTTACTTCTTCTCCTGCAGACATTAACACAACAGATCAGTCTCTCATCTCTTCTTCACTCAGGTGTCTTTTTGAcctgtgagacagaaacacaaagagtaGATTTCTGGTAGAAATATAATAAACTCAATGTTCTTCTCTCAGCTTTTCTCTGAGGTTTCAGCCACATCTCATGTCATTTGAATTGAATGGTACCTGCTTGGATGTAATCACATGACCTAAACAAAAACCTAAGTACACAACTTCACTTCACACCACGACACCTGCACCCTCATATATAATGATGATCTTAGAATATGTATGTGAATTAAGTCTAAAATTCATTTCCAATGGTCTGTTTTCAATTCATAAAAGATGCTGAGCATGAGAAGACATTTTTAGGTTACACACCTGTGATGTCTAACTCTCAAATCAACTGACGGCACCTGTCCTTTAATTTTTGAGGGTTTACTCAGGAACATCCAGAGACCAAAAGAGAAAATCTAACTTTGTGTAAAATGAAATCATGGTAATTATAGAGGAAACTGAAGCTGTGCAACACATATTATTCAGTGGACTAAATATTGGGTTGACTAATGAAGTCAAACACAATTTGGAATCTTTAAAGGGAATGTTGATGGATGGCTGTGTCCACATTTACTTTTACAAGTGAAAGCTTACGGACATTTTAAGTTCCAGAGCCAGATGCCTGGCTGATCTTTCATGGACACCACTTTACATAGAGCTTGAgaagcctgagagagagaaatcagtcATATTCAGAGGACGGTGCTGCTGGAGGCTCACATTTCCATCAGTCTTACCATCTGAACAGCAGAATACAGAACGTCTGACTTTGCTGAATTTGGGTCTGtggctgctgtggagctggATAATCCTGGttctgctgaagaaacaagaagacTCCATGTCATTATGGGGATTGAGGGAATATTACAATCTGCATGTGCGTATTAATGAAGATTTTGATGCATCAATTAACTGTGCAGATAGATTTTTagaaaatatgtgaaatgttttaaatattcagcaTCTTTTTCATCACATACGAACCAGGTTCAGGAGCTTTGGGGGTCTTACTTATGGTCACAGCAGAGTAGACGAGTTGGTGTGAGAACTCTTCCTTGTCTGAAACAGAGAAACCAACAGTAAGACTGAAAGATGAACTGAAAAGAGCTAATTTTAAATATGGGCAGACTGAAGTGATGAGGGGCCCATTCGCCTCCTGCACTCTGTGGGTCTCTGCTGTGGTTTGTCTCGAGGTGGAGACTCAAACTATCAGCAGCATCAGctgtgtcaaaaacaaaaaaccacgTCCACGCTGAGAGGACTCAAAATAattcatctgtgctgctgtggagcAGGTCACAATCTTTTCTGGTAGCAGCAGCTCAACCACAACTTTCAAAATGGATGACAGCGACACAAAGCAACTCTTGTTATTAAAGTCAACATGAAGTCAAGTGAACCTGTGTTCGTCCTCTGTTTTGTGACGACGACTGCATATGTCACAGCATCAGGATCGTCTGCAACATCATCCccagacactgaaacacaaaagatgatgtttgtggaaagacagaaaaaaagacataaaatcaaacaaacaagtaaaaagtCAGCAGCAGACATGTGCAGATGTTATGCATAAATAGAGAGCAATACAAtcttatttttaacatttaacatgtgaATATACATGTGTGAATGTAACTTGATGACCTGTCACACTGGTATGTTGTTATGACAAGAGAAGTTTTAACAATATAAATTATTTATCTAAAATggaatatttcatattaaacaATACATTGTCTCATAATCttaaatatttcacattataaCACAATCGTGTTCTGCAACAATACACTGCTGCtacacacatgtatacacatgACTCTTTGGTCTTTCAATTAATacaatattcaaataaataaattcaaaataacatGTTTGCACTCACCTGGATGATTGTCTTTTATTGACTGTGACGCTGCTGTTGGTGTCTCTGAGGAAACTGACGGAtaagaaagcaaatgaaaactgagatcaacagataaataaagaaGGGGAatttaatgtttgctttttttgtgaaaaactCACAAGTAATATCTAAGTTAAGCCTGTCTTTCAGGGTGGACACCGGctaaatatgaatatgataCTCTGAAAGCTGATAGATGCATGGCAGGCTAACtgttaatttaaaacaaagtgtcaTGGAGTGCTATCCTTTTCATTACAATCTTTAAGTATTTCTTTGGCAGTTATTCACAGAAACATGGTAAGATAGCTCTTTTCCTGTACCTCTGTGTTTCTTAAGATGAAGAAAtcccaccaccagcagcaccagaacCATCATCACAATGGAGACAGCAACCCACAGCAGGATGATCACATGAGGGGAGTCGGAGCCATTTTGGATGGTCGTGTTACCAGGAGGTGTAGAGGTGATAGAATCAGGATTTgctgtaacaaaacaaacatcatgttAACAAAGTGAATTCAAGTGATGGACACTCTGTTGGTTTCTTGGGTTTACTTTTCAGTTCTGCAAAGTCACATTAGCACAGATGGTCACGCTGGCATGTGTTGTACAACATTTCTAAATGTCTACCAAGCTTCAAAAAACTAGATTTTTCTTAAGCCACAGTATCATCACtgtatatcatcatcatcatccatcctGACAATACAACCTGCAAAATAtcatctgtgtgctgttttgtaaCCCTGTCATGTCTCACCTCTGACAGCCAGCCAGCTGCCAGGTGATTCTCCAACATCAGGAATGCTGCACTTGTAGAGTCCTTCATCAGACAGTTTAACATTATTAATGGTCATTTTTTCTGCAGAAGTGCTCTCCATGAGGACGTCATCTTTGTAGAAATCAGCCTTGAGGTAGGTTGTCTTGTTTCTACAGTGCAGAGTCACATGTTTGCCCTCCAAAATAGGATCAACAGGACTCTCCAAGATCACAGAATCATCTGGACAACACgatgacaaaaatgtaatgtagtctttgttttctgttactcACAATATAAGCCTGAGAAGAATTGGAGGAGAACTGGCTAAAATGGCAGATACAAGAGGCATATGTGAGAATATAGGCTAACCATAAAATGTAGGGTTAGGTGGACAAATTTGGACAAATTTATTCTAAATACAAAATTATCAAATATAGCAGTGAATCATCTGCATAGAAATAGATTCAAACCATATAAGGCTACACTAAGTAGTAACACTTaagcattttagcatttttctccacatttttgCATGATTCTGTACAAAAGAATTTTACAAATCTAAAACttatttaaataatattaattaatcaatcaattaattaattaattaattaattaattatgtgAATTTACAGTCTAGTTGATCTGAGaataatgaatatatataaGTTCAGTTTCCAGTATGTTACTGTACATATTGCATTAGATACATACAAGGCACATTCTAAGTTATTCTTAGTTACAGTATGTATTGGTtttaaatacaataatacaataaaaataaaataaacttacCAGTAACAGTGATGTTGACACTGTTGCTTCTCTCTCTGGCTTTAGTTTCACACCAGTATTCTCCACTGTCTACTAAATAAACTCTATCAAATGTGCAGGAAGACCCTGTTGACATCCTCTTAATATTACATTCCAGATTAAATTCTTTAGCACTCGTGTTCCCTC of Acanthopagrus latus isolate v.2019 chromosome 10, fAcaLat1.1, whole genome shotgun sequence contains these proteins:
- the LOC119027733 gene encoding high affinity immunoglobulin gamma Fc receptor I-like, which gives rise to MDGSAQLKRIKSDKDINAECGSIKKTSTGSSCTIYRAYPTDSGEYWCETKGGQRSNSVNITVTAGSVILESPVVPILEGKDVTLRCRNKKTYLQADFYKDDVFMESSPTGNMTIHNVNKSVEGIYKCSIPGVGRSPGSWLAVRADSVILESPVLPVMDGNNVTLSCRKKNTSSNLTADFYKDGLLIGSSSTGEMIIYSVSKSDEGNYKCRMSGAGESPENWLAVRGWFFVETVPDRAVLLGSQPSHCLLIFTHHLHLLTAQWIHPHHLHPPSPSILVEIRRDSFLY